In Gigantopelta aegis isolate Gae_Host unplaced genomic scaffold, Gae_host_genome ctg5140_pilon_pilon, whole genome shotgun sequence, a genomic segment contains:
- the LOC121366265 gene encoding putative GPI-anchored protein pfl2, which produces CSLNEASNLLNTPSTTPSLNEASNLLNTPSTTPSLNEASNLLNTPSTTPNLNEASNLLNTPSTMPSLNEASNLLNTPSTMPSLNEASNLLNTPSTMPSLNEASNLLNTPSTMPSLNEASNLLNTPSTTPSLNEASNLLNTPSTTPNLNEASNLLNTPSTTPNLNEVSNLLNTRGATSTFVHLVSASGLSF; this is translated from the coding sequence ATGCAGTCTAAATGAAGCGTCAAACCTTCTGAATACTCCTAGCACCACGCCCAGTCTAAATGAAGCGTCAAACCTTCTGAATACTCCTAGCACCACGCCCAGTCTAAATGAAGCGTCAAACCTTCTGAATACTCCTAGCACCACGCCCAATCTAAATGAAGCTTCAAACCTTCTGAATACTCCTAGCACGATGCCCAGTCTAAATGAAGCGTCAAACCTTCTGAATACTCCTAGCACGATGCCCAGTCTAAATGAAGCGTCAAACCTTCTGAATACTCCTAGCACCATGCCCAGTCTAAATGAAGCGTCAAACCTTCTGAATACTCCTAGCACCATGCCCAGTCTAAATGAAGCGTCAAACCTTCTGAATACTCCTAGCACCACGCCCAGTCTAAATGAAGCGTCAAACCTTCTGAATACTCCTAGCACCACGCCCAATCTAAATGAAGCGTCAAATCTTCTGAATACTCCTAGCACCACGCCCAATCTAAATGAAGTATCAAACCTTCTGAATACTCGGGGTGCTACGTCGACATTTGTTCACCTGGTGTCGGCGTCTGGGCTATCTTTTG